From Immundisolibacter sp., the proteins below share one genomic window:
- a CDS encoding electron transfer flavoprotein subunit alpha/FixB family protein, giving the protein MSEQAPSSPARPTGRRKVELDPRLAAYKGVWVFIEHERGAAHQVSFELLGEGRKLADALGVELAGVVLGAPGEATRRFCAEAFHYGADLCYLVEDPILADYRNEPYTRGLTDLVNAFQPEILLLGATTLGRDLAGSVATTLQTGLTADCTELNIDPENRSLAATRPTFGGSLLCTIQTLNYRPQMATVRPRVMSLPEPDTGRSGRIVEHPLGLIETDIITKVLEFIPDQNRDQAQLAYADIIVSGGRGLKRPENFQLIWDLAKVLGAEVGASRPVTQAGWVSADRQVGQTGKTVRPKLYIAAGISGAIQHRVGMEASDVIIAINEDPAAPIFDFATYGIVGNAMQILPALTEAFRQHLATARKAG; this is encoded by the coding sequence ATGAGTGAACAAGCCCCCTCCTCGCCCGCCCGGCCGACTGGCCGGCGCAAGGTCGAACTCGACCCGCGTCTGGCCGCCTACAAGGGTGTGTGGGTATTCATCGAGCACGAGCGCGGCGCCGCGCATCAGGTGTCCTTCGAGTTGCTGGGCGAGGGCCGCAAACTGGCCGACGCGCTCGGTGTGGAACTGGCCGGCGTGGTGCTGGGCGCGCCGGGCGAGGCGACGCGGCGCTTTTGCGCCGAAGCCTTCCACTACGGCGCCGATCTTTGCTACCTGGTCGAGGACCCGATCCTGGCCGACTACCGCAACGAGCCCTACACGCGCGGCCTGACCGATCTGGTCAATGCCTTCCAGCCGGAAATCCTGCTGCTGGGGGCCACCACGCTGGGCCGCGACCTGGCCGGATCGGTGGCCACCACCTTGCAAACAGGCCTGACCGCCGACTGCACTGAGCTGAACATTGATCCGGAAAACCGCAGCCTTGCCGCCACCCGCCCCACCTTCGGCGGCAGCCTGCTGTGCACCATCCAGACCCTGAACTACCGGCCGCAGATGGCCACCGTGCGGCCGCGGGTGATGAGCCTGCCGGAGCCCGACACCGGCCGCAGCGGGCGCATCGTCGAGCACCCGCTGGGCCTCATCGAGACCGACATCATCACCAAGGTGCTGGAGTTCATCCCCGACCAGAACCGCGATCAGGCGCAGCTGGCCTACGCCGACATCATCGTCTCGGGCGGGCGGGGCCTCAAGCGCCCCGAAAACTTCCAGTTGATCTGGGATCTGGCCAAGGTGCTGGGCGCCGAGGTCGGCGCCTCGCGGCCGGTGACACAGGCCGGCTGGGTCAGTGCCGACCGCCAGGTCGGCCAGACCGGCAAGACGGTGCGGCCGAAGCTGTACATCGCCGCCGGCATTTCCGGCGCGATCCAGCACCGCGTGGGCATGGAAGCCTCGGACGTCATCATCGCCATCAACGAGGACCCGGCGGCGCCGATCTTCGACTTCGCCACCTACGGCATCGTCGGCAACGCCATGCAGATTCTGCCGGCGCTGACCGAGGCGTTTCGCCAACACCTGGCCACCGCCCGCAAGGCGGGCTGA
- a CDS encoding FAD-dependent monooxygenase yields the protein MSEKFDVIVVGAGPAGNAAAYTLAKGGLKVLQIERGESPGSKNVQGAILYADALERIIPDFRDDAPLERHVIEQRVWVLSDDAYVGSTYRSAAFDKPPYNRYTIIRAQFDKWFSQKVQEAGALLLCETTVTGLVMDGDRVAGVHTDRGGTVYADLVILGDGVNSLLANKAGFHPELKPRDVALAVKEIHFLPEATIESRFNVQPDQGVVIEMAGKITQGMVGTGFLYTNRESLTIGVGCLLSDFKANGVPPYQMLEDMKKHPAIAPLLEGGEMKEYCAHLIPEGGYKAVPQVYGHGWLMVGDAAMLVNSVHREGSNLAMTSGRLAAETALELAAAGKAMTARNLATYRARLEDSFVLKDLKKYQRLPQVFDRNHQFFTDYPDLLNGAAHTLLTVDGVDKKTKEKQVRKNFVTRRSPLGLVGDAFKLWRAFE from the coding sequence ATGAGCGAGAAATTCGACGTCATCGTGGTCGGCGCCGGTCCGGCCGGCAACGCCGCCGCCTACACGCTGGCCAAGGGCGGATTGAAAGTGCTGCAGATCGAGCGCGGCGAATCGCCGGGCTCCAAGAACGTGCAGGGCGCCATCCTCTACGCCGACGCGCTGGAACGGATCATTCCCGACTTTCGCGACGATGCGCCGCTGGAGCGGCACGTCATCGAGCAGCGCGTCTGGGTGCTGTCCGACGATGCCTACGTCGGCAGCACCTACCGCTCGGCCGCCTTCGACAAGCCGCCCTACAACCGCTACACCATCATCCGCGCCCAGTTCGACAAATGGTTCTCGCAAAAGGTGCAGGAAGCCGGCGCCCTGCTACTGTGCGAGACCACCGTCACCGGCCTGGTGATGGACGGCGACCGGGTCGCCGGCGTGCACACCGACCGCGGCGGCACGGTGTACGCCGACCTGGTGATCCTGGGTGACGGCGTGAACTCCCTGCTGGCCAACAAGGCCGGCTTTCACCCGGAGCTGAAGCCCCGCGACGTGGCATTGGCGGTCAAGGAGATCCACTTCCTGCCGGAAGCCACCATCGAGAGTCGCTTCAACGTGCAGCCCGACCAGGGCGTGGTGATCGAGATGGCCGGCAAGATCACGCAGGGCATGGTCGGCACCGGCTTCCTGTACACCAACCGCGAGTCGCTGACCATCGGCGTCGGCTGCCTGCTGTCGGACTTCAAGGCCAACGGCGTGCCGCCCTATCAGATGCTGGAGGACATGAAGAAACACCCCGCCATCGCGCCGCTGCTCGAAGGCGGCGAGATGAAGGAGTACTGCGCCCACCTGATCCCGGAAGGTGGCTACAAGGCGGTGCCGCAGGTCTACGGGCACGGCTGGCTGATGGTTGGCGACGCCGCCATGCTGGTCAACAGCGTGCACCGCGAGGGCTCCAACCTGGCCATGACCTCCGGCCGCCTGGCGGCGGAAACGGCGCTCGAACTGGCCGCCGCCGGCAAGGCCATGACGGCGCGCAATCTGGCCACCTACCGCGCGCGCCTGGAAGACAGCTTCGTGCTCAAGGATCTGAAGAAATACCAGCGCCTGCCGCAGGTATTCGACCGCAACCATCAGTTCTTCACCGATTACCCGGACCTGCTCAACGGCGCCGCCCACACCCTGCTCACCGTCGACGGCGTCGACAAGAAAACCAAGGAAAAACAGGTGCGCAAGAACTTCGTCACGCGCCGCTCGCCGCTGGGTCTGGTGGGCGATGCCTTCAAGCTGTGGAGGGCCTTCGAATGA
- a CDS encoding ferredoxin family protein: MIKVEEKLFQNRYRVDAGRPHISIIDASVCQHDCPTKQCTVCCPAACYTREGDGRVTLITDGCLECGTCRVICTDHRNVAWEYPRGGYGILFKFG, encoded by the coding sequence ATGATCAAGGTCGAGGAAAAACTGTTCCAGAACCGCTACCGGGTCGACGCCGGACGGCCGCACATCTCCATCATCGACGCATCGGTCTGCCAGCACGACTGCCCGACCAAACAATGCACCGTCTGCTGCCCGGCGGCCTGCTACACCCGCGAGGGTGACGGTCGCGTCACGCTGATTACCGACGGTTGCCTGGAATGCGGCACCTGCCGGGTGATCTGCACCGATCACCGTAACGTGGCGTGGGAGTACCCGCGCGGCGGCTACGGCATCCTGTTCAAGTTCGGCTGA
- a CDS encoding (2Fe-2S) ferredoxin domain-containing protein — MPRPEKHVFVCVQTRPAGHPRGSCGQSGSGDLLQALGQGLAQAGLAERVALTSCGCLGPCGDGPNVLVYPQGVLYLGVSRDDVPGILDHLAGGEPVTRLLAPATVWS; from the coding sequence ATGCCAAGACCGGAAAAACACGTCTTCGTCTGTGTCCAGACCCGCCCGGCCGGGCACCCGCGCGGCTCCTGCGGTCAAAGCGGCAGCGGCGACCTGCTGCAGGCGCTGGGACAGGGGCTGGCGCAGGCCGGGCTGGCCGAGCGCGTGGCGCTCACCTCCTGCGGTTGCCTTGGACCCTGCGGTGACGGGCCCAACGTCCTGGTGTATCCGCAAGGCGTTCTGTACCTTGGCGTAAGCCGCGACGATGTGCCGGGCATCCTGGATCACCTGGCCGGTGGCGAACCGGTGACGCGGCTGCTGGCGCCGGCCACGGTATGGAGCTGA
- a CDS encoding DUF364 domain-containing protein yields MRPESGARLGWKTTLAHPDGHNPWSVYERLLNRVADVGPAHEITLGMIWTLCRGERASGLAMTPASAPRTLPWPGTLAGRPLAELASWLPAWNPHEASIGLAAVNAALNTPDNPLLANSTPLSGRGNLAVFEHFAPQLKNRRVVVIGRYPGLEAYAGALDLTVLERQQTEGDLPDPACEYLLPEADWVFLTASSLANKTFSRLAELSRRATTVLMGPGTPWLADFADFGIDYLAGVDVTDSAQLRRTVAEGGGTRLFDGGVRYRLAALHADT; encoded by the coding sequence ATGCGGCCTGAATCCGGCGCCCGCCTGGGGTGGAAAACCACCCTCGCCCACCCGGACGGCCACAACCCGTGGTCCGTCTACGAGCGCCTGCTGAATCGCGTGGCGGACGTCGGCCCGGCGCATGAGATAACGCTTGGCATGATCTGGACGCTGTGCCGGGGCGAGCGCGCCAGCGGGCTTGCCATGACCCCCGCCAGTGCCCCGCGCACCCTGCCGTGGCCCGGCACGCTGGCTGGCCGACCGCTGGCCGAACTGGCCAGCTGGCTGCCGGCCTGGAACCCGCACGAGGCAAGCATCGGTCTGGCCGCCGTCAATGCCGCCCTGAACACGCCGGACAACCCGCTGTTGGCGAATTCAACGCCGCTGTCCGGTCGCGGCAACCTCGCCGTTTTCGAGCACTTTGCCCCGCAGCTGAAAAACCGGCGGGTGGTGGTGATCGGCCGCTACCCAGGCCTTGAGGCCTACGCCGGCGCCCTGGACCTGACCGTGCTGGAGCGCCAGCAGACCGAAGGCGACCTGCCCGACCCGGCCTGTGAATACCTGCTGCCGGAGGCCGACTGGGTATTCCTGACCGCCAGCAGTCTGGCCAACAAGACCTTTTCGCGCCTGGCCGAACTATCGCGCCGCGCCACCACCGTGCTGATGGGGCCAGGCACGCCCTGGCTGGCCGATTTCGCGGACTTCGGTATCGACTACCTGGCCGGCGTGGACGTCACGGACAGCGCGCAACTGCGCCGCACCGTCGCCGAGGGTGGCGGCACACGCCTGTTCGACGGCGGTGTGCGCTACCGCCTGGCGGCCCTGCACGCCGACACCTGA
- a CDS encoding Rieske 2Fe-2S domain-containing protein translates to MFTKACDLSELSEGKYDVAAVNRTLVLLVWPRGGQLVALQGMCPHANEPLADARFDGSILACRHHDWEFDGATGQCVRGKPCKLAEYPVQIRDGEVHVDVTGVVPNRAA, encoded by the coding sequence ATGTTCACCAAAGCGTGCGATTTGAGCGAATTGAGTGAAGGAAAATACGATGTAGCCGCCGTCAACCGCACTCTGGTGCTGCTGGTCTGGCCGCGGGGCGGTCAACTCGTCGCCTTGCAGGGTATGTGCCCACATGCGAACGAACCGCTTGCCGACGCCAGGTTCGACGGCAGCATTCTCGCCTGCCGGCATCATGACTGGGAATTCGACGGCGCCACCGGCCAGTGTGTCCGGGGAAAGCCCTGCAAGCTTGCCGAATATCCCGTCCAGATACGAGACGGAGAAGTCCACGTCGACGTTACCGGCGTGGTTCCCAACCGGGCCGCTTGA
- a CDS encoding antibiotic biosynthesis monooxygenase, which translates to MFIAMNRFRIAAGREAEFIEVWRTRDSRLAEVPGFQRFNLLQGPSDGQATVFISHSTWDGAAAFEAWTRSEAFRAAHAGAGQNKGLYLGPPQFEGFEAVL; encoded by the coding sequence ATGTTCATCGCCATGAACCGCTTTCGCATCGCCGCCGGCCGCGAGGCCGAATTCATCGAGGTCTGGCGCACGCGCGACAGCCGTCTGGCCGAGGTGCCCGGTTTCCAGCGCTTCAACCTGCTGCAGGGGCCCAGCGACGGGCAGGCCACGGTGTTCATTTCGCACTCCACCTGGGACGGCGCCGCCGCCTTCGAGGCCTGGACGCGCTCGGAGGCGTTTCGTGCCGCCCACGCCGGCGCCGGCCAGAACAAGGGGCTGTACCTCGGCCCGCCGCAGTTCGAGGGCTTCGAAGCGGTGCTCTGA
- a CDS encoding glutathione S-transferase family protein, which produces MAMKFYMTPGSCSTGIHILLETLELPFEAWILNLPAGDHLKPEYLAINPRGTIPTLVPDEGTALTDFRSIALWLAERYPRARLLPDDPALAARAVELLDFALSQLHGEGFRRIFTAERYLAEPGARARDDVTAHGRQIVTQAFAVLDTRLPAAGYAVGEHFTIADAGLFYNEFWADRTDIPLPPRVAAHYRRVRALPVVRQVLAEEGYRS; this is translated from the coding sequence ATGGCCATGAAGTTCTACATGACGCCCGGTTCCTGCTCGACCGGCATCCACATCCTGCTCGAAACCCTGGAGCTGCCGTTCGAGGCGTGGATTCTGAACCTGCCGGCCGGCGATCACCTGAAGCCCGAGTACCTGGCCATCAACCCGCGCGGCACCATTCCGACGCTGGTGCCGGACGAGGGCACGGCGCTGACCGACTTCCGGTCGATCGCGCTGTGGCTTGCCGAGCGATACCCGCGCGCCAGGCTACTGCCGGATGATCCGGCGCTCGCGGCGCGCGCCGTGGAACTGCTCGACTTTGCGCTCAGCCAGCTGCACGGCGAGGGCTTCAGGCGCATCTTCACCGCCGAGCGCTACCTTGCCGAACCCGGCGCGCGGGCGCGCGACGACGTGACGGCGCATGGCCGCCAGATCGTCACCCAGGCGTTTGCGGTGCTCGACACGCGCCTGCCGGCCGCCGGTTACGCGGTCGGCGAGCACTTCACCATCGCCGACGCCGGGCTGTTCTACAACGAATTCTGGGCCGACCGGACGGACATTCCGCTGCCGCCGCGCGTGGCGGCGCACTACCGGCGCGTGCGTGCGCTGCCGGTGGTGCGCCAGGTGCTGGCCGAGGAGGGGTATCGTTCCTGA
- the grxD gene encoding Grx4 family monothiol glutaredoxin codes for MTPSTPNPVAERIGDMLAGHDIVLFMKGVPAAPQCGFSQAVVQVMNRLGVGYATFNVLADAEIREGIKAYSNWPTIPQLYVKGEFIGGCDIVREMFASGELQQLLADLGLG; via the coding sequence ATGACCCCATCCACCCCCAATCCGGTTGCCGAGCGCATCGGCGACATGCTCGCTGGGCACGACATCGTGCTGTTCATGAAAGGCGTGCCGGCGGCGCCGCAGTGCGGCTTCTCGCAGGCCGTGGTGCAGGTCATGAACCGGCTCGGCGTCGGCTACGCCACCTTCAACGTGCTCGCCGACGCCGAGATTCGCGAAGGCATCAAGGCCTATTCCAACTGGCCGACCATCCCGCAGCTGTACGTGAAGGGCGAGTTCATCGGCGGCTGCGACATCGTGCGCGAGATGTTCGCCAGCGGCGAGCTGCAGCAGCTGCTCGCCGACCTGGGGCTCGGCTGA
- a CDS encoding BolA family transcriptional regulator, producing the protein MPMTAPHIEALLRRAFPDAQIELTDTAGDGDHWHARIVSAAFRGKTRVQQHQLVYGAIGPDMGGALHALALQTEVPA; encoded by the coding sequence ATGCCGATGACCGCACCGCACATCGAGGCCCTGCTGCGGCGCGCCTTCCCCGACGCGCAGATCGAACTGACCGACACCGCCGGCGACGGCGACCACTGGCACGCGCGCATCGTTTCGGCGGCGTTTCGCGGCAAGACGCGGGTGCAGCAGCACCAGCTGGTGTACGGCGCCATCGGCCCCGACATGGGCGGCGCGCTGCACGCGCTGGCGCTGCAGACCGAAGTTCCCGCCTGA
- a CDS encoding ankyrin repeat domain-containing protein, producing the protein MPEGTFRTLSAAEALAFMIAATEQARPYRLFDTRDADSYARGHVAGAEPLAERDLGQWIGRLERAQPLLIYCYHGHASQAFARIFADFGHTEVYSIDGGFEALVQAMESMRSAPPAGGDAAPVPSAPLQEFMFREGFTTPDIDAAADNGMTPLMKAARAARLDLVDELIGLGADLEARNTDGNTALWLACFGGDASVVQRLIAAGARLDNQNDNGATALMYCASSGRDALVELLLGAGADAGLRTLDDFRAVDLAATAGSLRLLRHTA; encoded by the coding sequence ATGCCGGAAGGGACGTTTCGCACGCTGAGCGCCGCCGAGGCGCTGGCCTTCATGATCGCAGCCACGGAACAGGCGCGCCCGTACCGCCTGTTCGACACGCGCGACGCCGACAGCTACGCCCGCGGCCATGTGGCCGGCGCCGAGCCGCTCGCCGAGCGCGATCTTGGCCAGTGGATCGGCCGGCTGGAGCGCGCGCAGCCGCTGCTGATCTACTGCTACCACGGCCACGCCAGCCAGGCGTTCGCGCGGATTTTTGCCGACTTCGGCCACACCGAGGTCTACAGCATCGACGGCGGCTTCGAGGCGCTGGTGCAGGCGATGGAATCGATGCGCAGTGCGCCTCCGGCGGGCGGGGACGCCGCGCCGGTGCCCAGCGCGCCGCTGCAGGAATTCATGTTCCGCGAGGGATTCACGACGCCGGACATCGACGCCGCGGCAGACAACGGCATGACGCCGCTGATGAAGGCCGCCCGCGCGGCGCGACTGGATCTGGTCGACGAGCTGATCGGTCTGGGCGCCGATCTGGAAGCCCGCAACACGGACGGCAACACTGCGCTTTGGCTGGCCTGCTTCGGCGGCGATGCCAGCGTCGTGCAGCGCCTGATCGCGGCCGGCGCGCGCCTCGACAACCAGAACGACAACGGCGCCACGGCGCTGATGTACTGCGCCTCCAGCGGCCGCGACGCGTTGGTCGAGCTGCTGCTGGGCGCCGGGGCCGACGCCGGCCTGCGTACGCTGGACGATTTCCGCGCCGTGGACCTCGCGGCCACGGCCGGCAGCCTGCGCCTGCTGCGCCACACCGCCTGA